One Bos taurus isolate L1 Dominette 01449 registration number 42190680 breed Hereford chromosome 4, ARS-UCD2.0, whole genome shotgun sequence genomic window, AAGGCTTGATCTTACCTCCTGACTGCTGTGGGACTGCCTCAATCGCTTGAGGGCTCCTAGTTCTATAATCCAAAAACAGTTTTCTGATACAAAGTCCCTTTGCCAAGTAAAGGTGAGACGGTGAGGTTTTGGAGAGCTCCGAAGAAACTCTTCCGGCCCACTGCCTGACAGCAGTGAAGTAATTACGGAACCAAAGACCATGTGTGCCTTCAGGAGGCTTTGTGGTATAATTAATTGGGTTCTCAGCCCCTGCTCATTCACATACCTGGTTACCCAACACTCGTTTGCGTACCTCATCTTGCGTATTTCCTCTCCTTAAGGCCAGAGAGGTACTGAGTTAAGAGAATCGGGAGGAGGGGATAACGGGTAAAAAGAACGGTTTAAAAGCAGGCTAGAGGCCATAAGACTCCTGAAAGGGAAGAGCCTGTTTCTTGGACAAAGGTCCCAAGGGTATTCGCAGCCCTGGTCCCTGATGTTTCACTGCTTTGGGCCCTCTCAAGATCCGGAAGCTAATGCAAGACCCTACAGCACCGCGATGAAGGTGGAGGCCGCCACGGAGGTGCCGCAAGTGGGCTGTGACTACCCCTCATAGAAGATCCGACTTCCCAGACCCCTTAGCACAAGGGCGGGGCGTGAGCTCAGCCGCCAATCCCCGCGCCCGCACGTCGCCGTAGCCccgccccaccctgccccctctCGCTCCGCCCTTCCCTGGGGCTGGTGCGGCGGCGATGACGTCAGCGCTAGGGGACCCCTGGGTGGCGGCTGCGCCGTCGGCGGCCCGCGGCCGGAACGCGCTGCGGGGAGGGGCGGAGCGAGCGGGCGGGAGCTTGCGCTGGGCCCGcctcggccgccgccgccgccgccgccgctgccgggGAATAATCTGGGCGGCAGCGGGCGGCCCCGGCCAGCAGCCACGAGCCACTTCTGCGGCTGCCGAGCAGAGCGAAGGTCGCCGGTCTCGTGTCGTCCCCCTCTCCGCCCCCCAGGAGGGGCGAGAGGGAGCCGAAGCTGATGTCAGGTACGGCCGGCGGAGGCGCCCTCAGGCTGTAGGTCCAAGGTCTCGGGTCCCCTCGCCCTTCCCTCTGGGAGAGAGAATGTAGGGGGAGCGTGGAGGGTGGAACCCCACCCCTGGCGCCGCCAAACAGGTGTCTCGGAGTCGCTGCCCGGTCTGGGGACGTGCGGGCTCCTGAGGGAGGCGCGGGGCACTTCCTGCTCCCGGCGTCTCCGCGAGCTGCCAGTGGGGCCGCCTGCCCGCCGGGCCGCTATTTTGTTGACTTGTAACCTCCTGTTAGTCGCAGGTCCTTCCCTTCGCTCTCTGGTGCCCCTCGCCTCTTCGCGCGCCGCCTGCCGTCGGGTGGCGACGGTGAGGCGCGGGCTGCGCTCCGGACCGCGCGGCTGGACCACTTAGCGGTCCTGCCCCGCCGGGCCCTCCCTCCGCGGAGCTGCGGGCGCTCAGGTGTGGGCACCTTCCAGGAGAGCCGCCGGGCTGCCGCGTCGCGCCAGCGCCCAGCGAGCCGGAGCCTTGCGCAAGTGCTGGGGGACTTCCTCTGAGCTCTCTGGATCATCAGGTTTGTCTGGCTGATTTGTTCTTGTTAAATTCCCCTGCCCCTGACAGAATAAGCTAGGCAGGTGTGTTGCGGCATTGCTCCGTGAAGGACGCGGGACGAGTGTTTTCCTTCCCGCCTTCCTCTCCCACCAAATGGGATTAATAGATGCTGACAAAATTGACTTTACAGCTTTTAATTTGGGTACATTGTCTGCTCAGAAAATGAACGAAATGTAGGGGTGGGGATTTATTCTTGCCCAGCACTTACCCtctctattattattttcaaaagacTGGAACTTAAACATCACACGCCTTGGAAAAGTTGACTGGATTTATAGCCTAGTTCTCTCAGTGCCTTGTAGTTATTGTGGTATATCGTTTTAGAGCTTTTCAGATTGAACAGTATTATCCTAACCATGAATTGGTTTCATCGTGGTTTTAAAACTTAGTTAAAAAGTTAGAACTTTAATGCAATAGAGTGAGTGATTAGGCCAATGTGAAACGGACAGAAATGTGTTCATTTACCAGAAATTGGGCACTGAATATAGATAGCTCTGCCTAGGTAACTTCAAGTTATTTAATTCTGGTGTTAGTTTAGAGGGTGGGAATCTGAGTACTTAGGAGGTAAAACTAACTTTTTACACTTTTATCAGATAAATGTCAAATGAGTCTTATGTACATGATGTGTGTTCCAAGTATTGTGTATAgtaattgtatttatttcattttctgccGGCCTTAGTGTATATTAATGTACAGTTTAATTGAATGTAAAGTTTCAAGCTACCAAACAGTTAACTCTTTTTACCATATGTTAAGTAAAACAGTGATTGAGTAAGGAAAGTATGACTCACTTAAAATTCTTCACAGGAAAAGTGTGTGGTTTTTTAGTTATGGTGGAGaaccatttaaaatgtttctcttaaATTTCCCTgaaatttgtgtttttctgtatctttttacTTTGggttcagcattttaaaaatattttgtgggtACTATTCATTTAAAGATAGATATGCTTTTTGGGGGGTATTGTTTGTACTAGTCTGTGTTTCTGAGTAAGTTCAGTATCCAGAAATTATTAGACTATCACAAAGTCATTTAGGAGTGCATATCAATTAATGGTCACCTagtcatagaaatagaaaagtgTGTCTTTTAGGTATATGCAGTATTACTATTTGTGTATTGACTTGTGCTCACTAACATAAAAATTGCATTATACAACTTATACACTCCATGGACCATGGTGATTTTAGAGTCTCAGTGTGGGGAAATCATTGATTGGAATTCTTGTGACAGTGCACCTATAAACATTAAATGGAAAATGGACAGCTTGATGCTGAAATTTAATTCTGattcacttaaaattttaagcttcCCGATACAACCATGTTACTTTTATAGTATTTGTTGAGATTTTAGTAAAGAGGCTAGTATACAAACTAGCAAAGTGGAAGGAATATggcaaaattctttttaaaataagggggtggggggatgcaTAATTCTTCCATGAAAGAGAAGTTAGCATTTTATCTTGAAATCTAAATGAGTATCAAATATatacttaaattttcattttacagctAATTCAGATGTCCTACAGGAAAATGCAGGCCAAAATCTATAATGTGTGAAAATCAGAAGTgtcccttaaagaaaaaaatacaaagaagctgTTATATGTGAAATAGGGTAGCCTGTAGGAAGGTagaagaaaccaaaaagaaaatccaagTGATCTAGACTCTGTAGTGTGAGCTACCTGGCACATTGAAGGGACATGTTGAGGGCAGAGAGAGGTGATATTAAATTAGGGAGATTCTGAAACAGGAAATCTGATTAGTTCACAATGAAAGCtacatgttaaaatatttaaattggtGCAAGTTGGATAATTGGCAGATTTGAAACTATATGCAACTTGATAGAGTCATTTGCCTTTTTGGTCATTGTGTTAGCTTCcgagggctgctataacaaagtacaaCACACTGAGttatttaaaacaacagaactttatcatttcacagttttggaggttacaggtctgaaatcaaggtgttgacagggcCGTGCTCTACCTTTTGGGGAATTTTATCTGTTCTGTGCCTCTTAGCTTTGTGTGTCACTGGCACTCCTTAGCTTGAAGTTATATTACGCAAGCCTCTGCCTCTGTTGTCACATGGCGTTCTCCCTGTATGTCTCTCTCTTAATGTGGTGTTCTCCCCTTTTTGTAAGGACTTCAGTCATATTGAATTAGAGTCCACCCTGCTGCAtgcgtgttaagtcgcttcagtcgtgtccaactctttgcgaccctttagactatagcccacgaggctcctctgtccatgagattctccaggcaagatgactgaagttggttgccatgccctcctccaggggatcttcccaacccagggactgaactggcatctcttaacatctgcattggcaggcgagttcttttaccactagcaccacctggaaagtcttTGGCACCATATAGCAGACCAAATCAGAGAGGGCATTGAGAACAGGCTAAATTCATTTACCTATCTCAGTACCTACTATATGCTAGGTCATAGAAATAAAACAATGACTGCTGCTAGGTAGGCAAAAATCTCTGTCCTCATGGAACTTATGTTCTAAAACCTTGGTTCTCGAACTGTGGTCCCTGGAACCTccgcatcacctgggaacttgtcagaaatgcaaatttttagGCTCTCTTCTGCAGACTTGTTGATTCAGAAATTCTTTTTACAAGCTTTTCAGGTGATTCTGGTGTAGACtcaggtttgagaaccactgatcaaGATGGAGAAAAGAGACAATAATCAAGATGAGTaagtaaaatatgtaatatattagaTGTTAATAGGTGCTGTCAGTAAAAGTAGGGTGGCTCAGGAAgacatgccccccacccccccaccaggAGTAAAGGCCGGAAGGAGTTGGGGAGTAAGCCATGTGAGTATCTGGGTGAGTTGTGTTCCCAACAGAGAACAGCAAGTATAAGGACACTCAGGTATTTGAGGAACAGCAGAGAGTCCAAAGTTAGAACACAGCAAGGAGCAGATGGTAATAGGTTCAGTTTTTGAAATTtctatttgttcctttttaaccTGCAAAAACCAAATACTAGGAAAGCAAGAGAAAAGTGCGGGAGTAGGATGCCAGGTTGAACCTAGTTGTCTGTGTAAGAATAGACTAGTATATAATCtagatatattttatacattcattTGGCACTATGTGAAGACATTTGAATGACAACTAGGGG contains:
- the C1GALT1 gene encoding glycoprotein-N-acetylgalactosamine 3-beta-galactosyltransferase 1 isoform X3, which translates into the protein MTSALGDPWVAAAPSAARGRNALRGGAERAGGSLRWARLGRRRRRRRCRGIIWAAAGGPGQQPRATSAAAEQSEGRRSRVVPLSAPQEGREGAEADVRRAAGLPRRASAQRAGALRKCWGTSSELSGSSAFQVILV